From one uncultured Paludibacter sp. genomic stretch:
- a CDS encoding hypothetical protein (Evidence 5 : Unknown function): METLCKIYSVDEKYYKAKFKRDTAKGFDREIDFYLLKDK, encoded by the coding sequence ATGGAAACACTTTGTAAAATTTATTCTGTCGATGAAAAATATTACAAAGCAAAATTTAAAAGAGACACAGCTAAAGGTTTTGATAGAGAAATTGATTTTTATTTATTAAAAGACAAATAA
- a CDS encoding conserved hypothetical protein (Evidence 4 : Unknown function but conserved in other organisms) has protein sequence MKVEKFTENDRKLVIEELERIQKVKLISRKSSRKLFLDENGLPFVIFGGREDWHGITSNSMNELNNYKKEGAFVIVKKFKTKMEINVGSLSVFVSNQNNLIKTKNGGFQFHCITTEDGLYIEEIPDLYCNKVSEIYFPDHKKDLSKLRKISKIINIEIDEETPLTHSDIQAKLLLIGSYLNYRTYTPDKSKKSIYGYLGDLCTEKEVPIDSIPKLSIDTVKYIDVIWFDEEGYPTHAFEVEHTTDITKGLLRLYQIHKLRIRLYIIAEEENKAKFDREIQKNPFSKIKQEYIFKNYQELDDFFESVRVFAKTQEKFLKNIVL, from the coding sequence ATGAAAGTAGAAAAGTTTACAGAGAATGATAGAAAATTAGTTATTGAAGAATTAGAACGAATTCAAAAAGTAAAATTAATCTCAAGGAAATCGTCAAGAAAACTTTTTTTAGATGAGAATGGATTGCCTTTTGTGATTTTTGGTGGCAGAGAAGATTGGCACGGAATCACATCTAATAGTATGAATGAATTAAATAATTACAAAAAAGAAGGTGCATTTGTTATTGTAAAAAAATTTAAAACAAAAATGGAAATAAATGTGGGTTCGCTTTCTGTTTTTGTATCAAATCAAAATAATTTAATAAAAACAAAAAACGGTGGTTTTCAATTTCATTGTATCACGACTGAAGACGGTCTATATATTGAAGAAATTCCTGATTTATATTGCAACAAAGTGTCCGAAATTTATTTTCCTGATCACAAAAAAGATTTAAGTAAATTAAGGAAAATATCTAAAATTATCAATATTGAAATTGATGAAGAAACCCCATTAACGCATTCAGATATTCAAGCAAAATTGCTATTAATTGGCAGTTATTTGAATTATAGAACATATACTCCAGACAAAAGTAAAAAAAGCATATATGGATATTTAGGAGATTTGTGTACAGAAAAAGAAGTGCCAATTGACAGTATCCCCAAATTAAGTATTGATACTGTAAAATATATAGATGTAATTTGGTTTGATGAAGAAGGATATCCTACTCATGCATTTGAAGTAGAACACACAACAGATATAACAAAAGGATTATTACGCCTATATCAAATACATAAATTACGCATAAGATTATACATTATTGCAGAAGAAGAAAATAAAGCTAAATTTGACAGAGAAATACAAAAAAATCCTTTCTCAAAAATCAAGCAAGAATATATTTTTAAAAACTACCAAGAATTAGATGATTTTTTTGAAAGTGTTAGAGTTTTCGCAAAAACACAAGAAAAATTTCTTAAAAATATTGTTTTATGA
- a CDS encoding CfrBI restriction endonuclease (fragment), which translates to MCEVKLMGRGNPESADAVIARATNVFIADKLSQQNKNQLDSLGINWVELRTENGYRRFKNTLENLDIPHKDFEGNLENELDKIFEEIF; encoded by the coding sequence TTGTGTGAAGTTAAATTAATGGGGCGTGGAAATCCAGAAAGCGCTGATGCTGTAATTGCACGAGCAACAAATGTTTTTATTGCAGATAAACTTTCACAACAAAATAAGAATCAACTTGATAGTTTAGGCATAAATTGGGTAGAATTAAGGACTGAAAATGGATATCGACGTTTTAAAAATACACTAGAAAATTTAGATATTCCACATAAAGACTTTGAAGGGAATTTAGAAAATGAACTTGATAAGATATTTGAAGAAATATTCTAA
- a CDS encoding hypothetical protein (Evidence 5 : Unknown function) has protein sequence MSSIIYTTGAFLEPIKIPDKEGNDVWRWVVSEFIDDSFKDGEIFNPLETAQSREILIVNES, from the coding sequence ATGAGTTCCATTATTTACACAACAGGAGCATTTTTAGAACCTATAAAAATCCCAGATAAAGAAGGTAATGACGTTTGGAGATGGGTAGTTTCAGAATTTATAGATGATAGTTTTAAAGATGGAGAAATATTTAATCCGTTAGAAACAGCACAAAGTCGTGAGATTTTAATAGTAAATGAATCATAA
- a CDS encoding Signal peptidase I: MEQQTQTFASRFHKPVKQWIKAIFWCLIYVLFIAWVGNFWWLLLLPVIFDTFITKFIPWTWWKKSKNKAFVSFMSWVDAIVFALVAVYFIHTFVFQNYQIPTSSLEKTLLVGDFLLVSKADFGPRVPMTPLSFPLVQHTFPVLGTKSFLEKPQWEYRRLKGLTTLKRNDIVVFNFPTGDSVPTKVNNPDYYTLCYVYGRXAVWSQKESFGXIVYRPVDRRENYVKRCVGIAGDTIKIVDNQLYINGKPQEKFXGVQFNYYVQTDGTRLSSETIDRLGISNDDNKLLDNSVSGNLIQYLGLDTNYPVYHFPLTAEMHSKLQHTTGVTKMVIEPAIVAKSFPGDVFPLGFSEKLKWDRDNYGPLYIPKKGATLTLDSMNFPIYERVIRVYENNKLEVKNGKYYINDKETNQYTFKMDYYWMMGDNRHNSADSRYWGFVPEDHIVGRPVFVWLSLNKDKGWFSGKIRFXRFFKNAKR; encoded by the coding sequence ATGGAACAACAAACACAAACTTTCGCATCGCGTTTTCACAAACCCGTAAAACAATGGATAAAAGCCATTTTTTGGTGCTTGATTTATGTTTTATTTATTGCGTGGGTTGGTAATTTTTGGTGGTTATTATTGCTGCCGGTTATTTTCGATACGTTTATAACCAAGTTTATCCCTTGGACGTGGTGGAAAAAATCCAAAAACAAGGCATTCGTCTCATTTATGAGCTGGGTAGATGCAATCGTTTTTGCATTGGTTGCCGTTTATTTCATTCACACCTTTGTTTTCCAAAATTATCAAATCCCGACATCTTCATTGGAAAAAACGTTGTTGGTAGGCGATTTTTTGTTGGTGAGCAAAGCTGATTTCGGTCCGCGCGTGCCGATGACGCCCCTTTCGTTCCCTTTGGTACAACATACATTCCCTGTTCTCGGAACAAAATCGTTCTTGGAAAAACCGCAATGGGAATACCGCCGTTTAAAAGGACTTACCACGCTGAAACGCAATGATATTGTAGTNTTTAACTTCCCTACGGGCGATTCTGTACCAACAAAAGTAAATAATCCCGATTATTACACACTGTGTTACGTGTATGGGCGCGANGCGGTTTGGTCTCAAAAAGAATCTTTTGGAGANATTGTTTACCGTCCTGTTGACAGACGCGAAAATTACGTAAAACGCTGTGTTGGAATTGCAGGCGACACAATTAAAATAGTTGATAATCAACTGTATATAAACGGAAAGCCGCAAGAAAAATTTGANGGAGTTCAATTCAATTATTATGTGCAAACCGATGGAACGCGTTTAAGCAGCGAAACAATAGACAGACTCGGCATAAGCAATGACGATAATAAACTTTTGGACAATTCCGTTTCCGGAAATCTGATACAATATCTCGGCCTGGATACAAATTATCCGGTTTATCATTTCCCATTGACAGCTGAAATGCATTCTAAACTTCAGCACACAACAGGAGTAACGAAAATGGTAATAGAACCGGCTATTGTTGCAAAAAGCTTTCCCGGCGATGTTTTTCCGCTTGGGTTTAGCGAAAAACTAAAATGGGACAGAGACAATTACGGACCGCTTTATATCCCTAAAAAAGGAGCCACGCTTACATTGGACAGTATGAATTTTCCTATTTATGAAAGAGTTATTCGTGTTTATGAAAACAATAAACTGGAAGTGAAAAACGGGAAATATTATATTAATGATAAAGAAACAAACCAATACACCTTTAAAATGGATTATTACTGGATGATGGGAGACAATCGTCATAACTCNGCAGATTCACGTTATTGGGGTTTTGTTCCTGAGGATCATATTGTGGGACGCCCTGTGTTTGTTTGGTTATCGTTAAATAAAGACAAAGGTTGGTTTAGCGGAAAAATAAGATTTGANCGGTTTTTTAAAAATGCTAAGAGATAA
- a CDS encoding conserved hypothetical protein (Evidence 4 : Unknown function but conserved in other organisms), translated as MKTLIIGASNNIGRYSYLAAEKLLAHGHEIELLGVRPDTIFGQTIDTERKQYKDIDTVTLYVGPRHQPEYYDYVISLKPRRVIFNPGTENDEFIRLLEKNNIETEVACTLVLLGTGQY; from the coding sequence ATGAAAACTTTAATTATAGGAGCAAGCAATAATATTGGCAGATATTCTTATCTTGCGGCAGAAAAATTACTTGCACACGGACACGAAATAGAATTACTCGGAGTTCGTCCCGATACGATTTTCGGACAGACCATTGATACTGAAAGAAAGCAATACAAAGATATTGATACGGTTACGCTGTATGTAGGACCGCGTCATCAACCTGAATATTACGATTACGTAATTTCATTGAAACCGCGCCGGGTAATTTTCAATCCCGGAACAGAAAACGACGAATTTATCCGGTTATTGGAGAAAAACAATATTGAAACGGAAGTTGCCTGCACATTGGTATTGCTTGGAACAGGACAATATTAA
- the ilvE gene encoding Branched-chain-amino-acid aminotransferase: MENIDWSKLGFGYMKTDYNVRCTYKNGEWGEIRVTDDDSINMHMAATCLHYGQEAFEGLKAFKGKDEKIRIFRMDENAKRMQSSCEGIMMAKLPVEKFXXAVVKAVKLNERFVPPYESGASLYIRPLLIGTGAQIGVKPALEYEFIVFVMPVGPYFKGGFQTTPFVIMRQYDRAAPLGTGIYKVGGNYAASMVAGMHAHDMGYSAVFYLDSKEKKYIXECGAANFFGIKNNTYVTPKSTSILPSITNKSLMVLAEELGMKVERRQIPIEELETFEEAGACGTAAVISPIQRIDDYDEKKSYIFSPDGKPGIVCEKLYNKLRAIQYGDEPXXYGWTTIL, translated from the coding sequence ATGGAAAATATTGATTGGAGCAAACTCGGTTTCGGATATATGAAAACGGACTATAATGTGCGCTGCACTTATAAGAACGGCGAGTGGGGAGAAATAAGAGTAACGGATGATGACAGTATAAATATGCATATGGCTGCAACTTGTTTACATTACGGACAAGAAGCATTTGAGGGGCTAAAAGCATTTAAAGGAAAAGACGAAAAAATCCGAATTTTCCGTATGGATGAAAATGCCAAACGTATGCAATCATCGTGTGAAGGAATTATGATGGCAAAGCTTCCCGTTGAAAAGTTTCANGANGCCGTAGTAAAAGCAGTAAAATTAAACGAGCGTTTTGTTCCGCCTTACGAATCGGGCGCNTCGCTTTATATTCGTCCGCTTTTGATAGGAACAGGAGCGCAAATAGGAGTAAAACCGGCTTTAGAATATGAATTTATAGTTTTTGTAATGCCGGTAGGTCCTTACTTTAAAGGCGGATTTCAAACCACGCCATTTGTTATTATGCGTCAGTATGATCGTGCCGCACCGCTTGGAACAGGTATTTACAAAGTAGGCGGGAATTATGCTGCAAGTATGGTAGCCGGAATGCACGCACACGATATGGGATACTCCGCTGTATTTTATTTGGACTCGAAAGAAAAAAAATATATTGANGAATGTGGCGCTGCCAACTTTTTCGGTATAAAAAATAATACGTACGTTACTCCAAAATCCACTTCTATCCTACCTTCTATTACAAATAAAAGTTTAATGGTATTGGCAGAAGAATTGGGAATGAAAGTAGAACGCCGTCAGATTCCTATTGAAGAGTTGGAAACTTTTGAAGAAGCAGGAGCTTGCGGAACCGCTGCCGTTATTAGTCCTATACAACGCATTGATGATTATGACGAAAAAAAATCGTACATTTTTTCTCCTGACGGCAAACCCGGTATTGTTTGTGAAAAACTGTACAATAAACTTCGCGCTATCCAATACGGAGATGAACCCGANANATATGGATGGACTACNATATTATAA
- a CDS encoding hypothetical protein (Evidence 5 : Unknown function), with protein sequence MFNSSTKEIIIDAANEHYDVLYESIKNLVETERELDLTLTIKFKGVSVDLNVSESLIVINTLAVKRAELRGGLWSIAGKRVESPLWKHFVKFILSMKNITKQNLKETQLKVLIEKLIFIY encoded by the coding sequence ATGTTCAATTCTTCAACAAAAGAAATAATAATAGATGCTGCCAATGAACACTACGATGTTCTTTATGAGAGTATTAAGAATTTAGTCGAAACCGAACGAGAACTTGATTTAACTCTGACTATTAAGTTTAAAGGTGTGTCTGTTGATTTGAATGTTAGTGAAAGTTTAATTGTTATAAACACTCTTGCCGTAAAACGCGCTGAATTACGTGGCGGATTGTGGAGTATCGCTGGGAAACGTGTTGAAAGTCCTTTATGGAAACACTTTGTAAAATTTATTCTGTCGATGAAAAATATTACAAAGCAAAATTTAAAAGAGACACAGCTAAAGGTTTTGATAGAGAAATTGATTTTTATTTATTAA
- a CDS encoding WbqC-like family protein — protein sequence MNYYLSSAYLAPISYXKILTXGDNILLXNCXNXQXQTXRNXXXIAAANGIMTLNIPIESNXGEXILMRDVRISEHDNWQSQHWRSITSAYNSSPFFEYYEDDFRPFYEKKWKFLWDFNWEFMQKILHLLEIQTHIELTANYDALVENDFRDKIHPKKESVXETEKYYQVFEQKYGFLPDLSIIDLLFNMGNETILVLNKSNFTI from the coding sequence ATGAACTATTATCTTTCTTCGGCATACTTAGCTCCCATTTCATATTANAAAATTTTGACGANCGGAGATAATATTTTATTGGANAATTGTGANAATTANCAAAANCAAACCTANCGNAACAGNTGNNGAATTGCTGCAGCAAACGGTATAATGACACTGAATATTCCGATAGAAAGTAATANNGGTGAGAANATTCTGATGCGTGATGTACGNATATCCGAACACGATAATTGGCAATCGCAACATTGGCGCTCCATTACTTCCGCATACAATTCCAGTCCGTTTTTTGAGTACTACGAAGACGATTTCCGACCCTTCTATGAAAAAAAATGGAAATTTCTTTGGGATTTTAATTGGGAATTTATGCAAAAAATATTACATTTGCTTGAAATTCAAACGCACATTGAATTGACNGCAAATTATGATGCTTTAGTAGAAAACGATTTTAGAGATAAAATTCATCCGAAAAAAGAAAGCGTTATNGAAACAGAAAAATATTATCAGGTTTTTGAGCAAAAATACGGCTTTTTACCCGATTTAAGCATTATTGATTTGTTGTTTAATATGGGAAATGAAACAATTTTAGTTTTAAACAAATCTAATTTTACAATATAA
- a CDS encoding Peptidase S46, with amino-acid sequence MKKLSIFLLSLIMFVSVKADEGMWMLPLIEKLNIKTMQGMGCTLTAEEIYSDKNVSLKDAVVIFGGGCTGVMVSPNGLVFTNHHCGYDAIQKQSAVEHNYLKDGFTAKELSDEIPCPGLAVTFLVKIEDVTGKIAPYLTNLSEVKRKDTIDSIGKIIGKEAIKGTSYTAEVVPMYAGNQFYLFVYEKFKDVRFAYAPPSSIGKFGGETDNWMYPRHTGDFSVFRVYSGPDGKPAEYSKDNVPYTPKRFANISNQGYQEGDFAMILGNPGSTDRYLTSWGVKDEMNCGNKARIDIRGAKQEVWEKFMRADEAINIAYASKYARSSNYWKNSIGMNKAIVRLGVISQKEKQQAEFTNWVNANPERIEKYGNTLKNINMGYNLIYPYSKSISNLREAFMGGVELPRIASMAKRVIKSNPIDSIKSKTANLYKDYYPEVDKATFVALLDAYKKAVDADALPEFYKTIDKKYKGSYEAFTEDIFKKSAFTSQEKLIKAVKKRVNLEKDPAILFYEDVMLTNHSFQNDEYKKAKDLISKGEREYEAGLLEMAAEKNQSTYPDANFTMRLTYGQIKGYDPADAAKYRYYTTTQGILEKEDENNPEFIVPEKLKNAIEAKDFGAYIDKKDNTMHVAYTTTNDITGGNSGSPVFNGKGELIGLAFDGNWESLSGDIIFEPNLQRCIAVDIRYVLFVMDKVGGAERLIKELTIK; translated from the coding sequence ATGAAAAAACTAAGTATATTTTTGCTTTCGCTGATAATGTTTGTTAGTGTAAAGGCGGACGAAGGAATGTGGATGTTGCCTTTGATTGAAAAATTGAACATCAAAACAATGCAGGGAATGGGTTGTACGCTTACTGCTGAAGAAATTTACAGCGACAAAAATGTGAGTTTGAAAGATGCTGTGGTTATATTTGGAGGAGGTTGCACGGGTGTAATGGTTTCGCCGAACGGATTAGTTTTCACAAATCACCATTGTGGTTATGATGCGATACAAAAACAAAGCGCCGTTGAACATAATTATTTAAAAGACGGATTTACCGCCAAAGAATTGAGTGATGAAATTCCCTGTCCGGGTTTAGCTGTTACATTTTTAGTAAAAATAGAAGACGTAACCGGAAAAATTGCACCTTATTTGACAAACTTATCGGAAGTAAAAAGAAAAGATACCATTGATTCCATCGGAAAAATAATTGGTAAAGAAGCAATTAAAGGAACTTCTTATACTGCAGAAGTAGTTCCGATGTATGCCGGAAATCAATTTTATTTATTTGTATATGAAAAATTTAAAGATGTTCGGTTTGCGTATGCTCCACCTTCTTCCATAGGAAAATTCGGAGGAGAAACCGATAACTGGATGTACCCGCGCCACACGGGAGATTTTTCAGTGTTTCGCGTATATTCCGGTCCCGACGGGAAACCTGCAGAATATTCTAAAGATAATGTTCCATACACGCCAAAACGTTTTGCGAATATTTCCAATCAAGGATACCAGGAAGGCGATTTTGCTATGATTTTGGGAAATCCCGGATCTACCGACAGATATTTAACATCTTGGGGAGTAAAAGACGAAATGAATTGTGGAAACAAAGCCCGCATTGATATTAGAGGCGCAAAACAAGAAGTTTGGGAAAAATTTATGCGCGCCGATGAAGCTATTAACATTGCTTATGCAAGTAAATATGCGCGCAGTTCCAATTATTGGAAAAACAGTATTGGAATGAATAAAGCTATTGTCCGTTTGGGTGTAATTTCTCAAAAAGAAAAACAGCAAGCTGAATTTACAAACTGGGTAAACGCAAACCCTGAACGTATTGAAAAATATGGTAATACATTAAAAAATATCAATATGGGATATAATTTAATTTATCCTTATAGTAAATCAATAAGCAATTTGCGTGAAGCATTTATGGGAGGAGTAGAATTGCCCCGAATAGCAAGTATGGCAAAAAGAGTTATTAAAAGCAATCCTATTGATTCCATAAAAAGTAAAACAGCTAATTTATATAAAGATTATTATCCGGAAGTAGATAAGGCAACTTTTGTAGCGCTACTCGACGCTTATAAAAAAGCAGTAGATGCTGACGCTCTACCTGAATTTTATAAAACAATAGACAAAAAATATAAAGGCAGCTATGAAGCTTTCACCGAAGATATTTTCAAAAAATCGGCATTTACCTCGCAAGAAAAACTTATAAAAGCGGTAAAGAAAAGAGTTAATTTAGAGAAAGATCCAGCCATTTTATTCTATGAAGATGTGATGCTGACAAATCATTCATTTCAGAATGATGAGTACAAAAAAGCAAAAGATTTGATTTCAAAAGGAGAACGTGAATATGAAGCAGGATTATTGGAAATGGCTGCCGAAAAAAATCAATCAACCTATCCCGATGCAAATTTTACAATGCGTTTAACTTACGGGCAAATTAAAGGTTATGATCCTGCCGATGCTGCAAAATATCGATATTATACAACTACGCAAGGAATTTTGGAAAAAGAAGACGAAAATAATCCGGAATTTATTGTGCCCGAAAAACTTAAAAATGCCATTGAGGCGAAGGATTTTGGAGCTTACATAGATAAAAAAGATAATACAATGCACGTAGCTTATACCACAACAAATGATATTACCGGTGGAAACTCCGGAAGTCCTGTTTTTAACGGCAAAGGCGAATTGATTGGTTTGGCTTTTGACGGAAACTGGGAATCGTTGAGTGGCGATATTATTTTTGAACCCAACTTGCAACGTTGTATTGCAGTAGATATTCGTTATGTGCTTTTTGTGATGGATAAAGTAGGCGGCGCTGAAAGATTGATCAAAGAATTGACGATAAAATAA
- the dapB gene encoding 4-hydroxy-tetrahydrodipicolinate reductase encodes MKLALIGYGKMGKTIERIAKERGHEIVSIIDIDNQDDFTSEAFKSADVAIEFTRPEVALENYKKAFGAGVALVSGTTGWTEKLLEVKEMIQKQNATLFWSSNFSLGVNIFMAVNKYLAKIMNQFPDYNVEMTEIHHMQKLDAPSGTAITLAEGILENMERKTAWAKETQNSDNELAIKSIREGQVPGIHTIRYESAVDSIEITHDAKSREGFALGAVVAAEFVKGKKGLLGMEDMLKLS; translated from the coding sequence ATGAAACTTGCATTAATTGGATACGGAAAAATGGGCAAAACCATTGAAAGAATTGCCAAAGAACGCGGACACGAGATTGTGTCAATTATTGATATTGACAATCAGGATGATTTTACGTCGGAAGCGTTTAAAAGCGCCGATGTTGCCATTGAATTTACAAGACCGGAAGTAGCGTTGGAAAATTACAAAAAAGCGTTTGGAGCGGGTGTGGCATTGGTTTCGGGAACAACCGGTTGGACTGAAAAACTCCTCGAAGTGAAAGAAATGATCCAAAAACAAAACGCTACGTTGTTTTGGTCGTCCAATTTTAGTTTGGGAGTGAATATTTTTATGGCGGTGAATAAATATTTGGCTAAAATTATGAATCAATTCCCCGATTACAACGTGGAAATGACCGAAATACACCATATGCAAAAACTGGACGCGCCTTCGGGAACGGCAATTACGCTGGCGGAAGGAATTCTGGAAAATATGGAACGCAAAACCGCTTGGGCAAAAGAAACACAAAATTCCGATAATGAATTGGCTATTAAATCCATACGCGAAGGACAAGTTCCCGGTATTCATACCATTCGTTACGAAAGCGCTGTGGACAGTATTGAAATTACACACGACGCCAAAAGCCGCGAAGGATTTGCATTGGGAGCGGTTGTTGCCGCCGAATTTGTAAAAGGAAAAAAAGGATTGTTGGGAATGGAAGATATGTTGAAACTATCTTAA